From the Mammaliicoccus sciuri genome, the window AAAAATATGTTAAAAACACTTGCAATTTTGGAACAATAGGTTTAGTATTGTTGTCAGGATGTGTTCCAAAAATGCACAAAGATTTATATAGCTTTCGCAAAACAGCTAAAAAAAATCAAGACTATATGGGGAAGCTAATAGGTGTTTCAGGTCAACAATATGGAAAAAGAGAACGTGGGGAAATACCAATCAGTTTAGATGAAGCTATGGTTTTTTCTAAAGAACTCAAAATCCCCATTCAAGAGTTGTTTCCAGAATATTTTTTTTTCAAACAAGTTCCAAAAATGCACAAAAAGCCAAACCTGACTTAAAAGGAGGATAAAACAATGCAAGATTTACAGACCAAACCTGACATCGGAAAGATGTTCAATATTCAAGAAAAAGCAAATGGAGAAATTGCTATTAGTGCAAGAGAACTATATGGTGCTTTGAATGTTAAAAAACGTTTCAGCGAATGGGCTAAAACAAATTTAAAACATTTTAAAAAAGACCAAGATTTTACAAGTGTACTTACAAGTACGGTTGTTAACAACGGTGCGGTAAGACAATTAGATGATTACGCTTTAACACTAGATGTGGCAAAGCATATCGCGATGATGTCAGGCACTCAAAAAGGATTTGAATTTCGCGACTATTTCATCCAAGTCGAAAAAGCATGGAACAGTCCTGAAATGGTAATGCAGAGAGCTTTGAAGATTGCTAATAACACAATCAATCAACTTGAAGCAAAGATTGAGAAAGACAAACCTAAAATCGTATTTGCTGATGCGGTGGCTACTACTAAAACATCAATTCTGGTTGGTGAGTTAGCGAAGATTATCAAACAAAATGGTGTAGATATTGGTCAACGTAGATTATTTGAATGGTTACGCCAAAATGGATTCCTCATTAAACGTAAGGGCATTGATTACAACATGCCGACACAGTACTCAATGGAAAGAGAACTATTTGAAATCAAAGAAACAACAATCAGTCATTCAGATGGGCATACATCAATTAGTAAGACACCAAAAGTTACTGGAAAAGGACAGCAGTACTTTGTTAATAAGTTTTTAGGAGAACAACCAACTTAAAGGAGGAATAACAATGCAAGAAAACCAAGAATATATGAATGATGCTGAATGGAGAATTTACGGTCTGAAATCTGATTATGAAAAAGCAATGAGAGCAGCGAAAGAAGAAAACACGCAAATAACATTTGAAATGCACGACAAAATTTTAAAAGAACTGAAAAAAGAAGAACTTACGTATAGAGAAGCATACGCAGTCCTTCAATTAGTTTATCTTACTTTAAAACATGAGTCAGAGTTTGTAAATCTTCATCAGTAGCCAATGTGACGAATTGTACTTTTGATGATTCATTAAACTCTATGAATGAGTATGTTTCTCCAGTTTTTAGATTCTTAACGTCGAAAGCAAAATTATCCAATTGTGACGAATCAAGATCAAATTTTTCTATATATGATTTTAACAATCTATATATGTCAAAAGAATCTCTTGTGTCTAAATAACGAATTATTTTCTTTAAAGGTGCTTCTTCGAAGTCATTGACAGCACGTAATTTGTAAAATGACTGTTCAGTCATTAAAGCTATTTTTTCATTATCATCATCTGATTCTATACTACTGAAAACAGCATTTTCGCTAACAGTATTTTTAATGAAATTAGCAGTAAATAACTTGTTATTTAAATCGAAAACAATATTCCAATTTTTCGTTACAGCCTTTTTATTCGCTTTTTGAATTAAAAAATCTAAAGATTGTAAGAAATTTATATCCAAATTTATCACCTCCTTCTATAAGGAGTATATCAGAAAGGAGCATAACTATATGCAAGATTTACAAGTAGTAGAACAAAACAATGAATTTTATGTAGATAGTCGCGAAGTATCAAAAATGGTAGGGAAGAGACATGACCATTTAGTAAGAGATATAGATAACTACTTAGGTGTGATTTTACAAAACCCAAATTTGGGGTCTGCAGATTTCTTTCTCGAATCAAGCTACACATCTAACAATAACAACACACTTATTAACTGATAACAATATTATACACGAAAGGGGCATGTACGATATGCAAAAATTACAAAAAATAACCCTCCTCATCACAATAGCAGTTGTGACTTGTAAGGTTTGGAAAATTGAGAGTAATACAAGAAAGCCTAGTATTGATTTAAGGAAAATTAATATACCAAAAACTAATCGTTCTTTTGGGTCTTCTCAACGAACTCTCTAGCACGTTCGAAAGCCATTAAATAAATAGCAAATGCTTCTTCTATCATTTCTTTTTCGTTCTCATACTCTTTTAAATCAAAATTTTGAGAACTTAAATATGCATTTGCAAACTGCTGTGGATCAAACTTAATTTTGTCCATAGTTAACACCTCCCTTCATAAAGGGACAACTAAATTATACCAGAAAGGAGCATAAGTGATGGAACGAATAACATTAACCAAGCAAGAATTAGAATCATTAGAAATTATCCAAGAAGATCATATGAATCAGTTTTATTGTTTAGTAAACGATATATTTAACGATGTTATATCAAACAGTAAAACAATCAAAGAAGCTAAAGAAAAGTTGAAAGAGCTCAGAATACATTCAGGTACCAATGGTGAGACAATGCCACTTATCACTATTTATAAAAAAGTAGAAGAGATACTTGATAAAAAAATTGATGCCACCCCAATTCAAGAGTGGCATAGAGGAGAGATATAAATGTTCAAGTTTTTAAATGAGATAAAAATTTCTTTAGAAAACCACCCTTGGGGTTGGAAAGATCACTTACCTTATTTATTGATGTTATCTCTGTCACTAATTGCCCTGTTTCTTGGAATTCTGTCAATGATTCTATCGTAATAGGTTTTGTATAAATACCTTTATTAGTAGTAACTTTAATAGTCACATCCCAATTCCATATTACGGGATATTCATCAAGATAAAAAGTACACATAACACTTTCATAAGGTCCCAAAGTGAAAGGGATAGAATAATTTTTGTTTTCATAAGGAATCACGTCAAAAGTCTTTTGCTCACCAACTTTGTTTTTAATGTCGAATTTAACATCAATTATAGAAATTGGAAACTTTGTAAAATTGACAAATGTTAAATCGTTATAACTTGATTTATTTACCCCTAGGTAATGAAAACTTCTGGTTGGTATGACTTCTATGTTAAGGGCGTCTTTCATATAATCCAAATAATATTTAAGAGCAGTTAGTAAGAGACTGAAAACAGCTATACAAATCGCAATGATATCCAAATTTATCACCACCTTGTTAATTGATAACTAAATTATACCAAAAGAAAAATAAAAAAGGATGTGGTCTTTCGTGCCGAAAGGAGACTGGCTAGTTGATGCTGAAGAAATTAAAGAGCGAATGTGCATTGGAGAGAAATTCTTTAGAAATCACATCGTAAAAGATAGTCGGATGAAAGCTATTGAGATTAAAAAAACAAACAGAAAATCCTGGTGGCCATCCGACAAAGCAAAAGATATATGTATACAAATAATGTACGAGTATGATGCTTAAACAAATTGGAGACTTGGGGAGCATACTCAAAAGGAGGAAAAATGTATGAACATAGCTTGGAACTTTATCAAATACCCAGCACTTACACTAGCAATTGTAGTTGAGTTCTTTATTATATCGTCATTTAGTACAACACCTATTGAGCATTCGTTTCTATTTTGGATAGTGACAGTAGCAGGATTTGAAATGGCTGATCAAATATTTTTAAAAAAGGAGGAAATGTAAATGTCATATTTTAAAACAGGTTCACAAGTAACGAAAACAGAATATCATTACGGATTTAAATTTTTACATCGCTATGAAGTTATAGGGGATGCCCTAATTTTAGTGAAGGTATTTAGTACTAATCATGATTTGATATTTGCTGCAGAAGTACATGTTGAAGATACAGCTGAAGGTCTTTTTGAAGAAATTAATGAGACAATTTTAAGTTGGATTGACGACAACACAAGCGAAGTAGACGCACTAATGGTCGAAATACTAAAGGGCAGTAACAAACCTTATGATTTTAAAATTAAGGCACGATATTAAAAAAGCCTAATCCAACGGCAATTGGAAAAGGCACAATTTCAAATAAAAATACACGTACAGAATATCACGAAGGAGGATATTTAGCAATGCAATTAAAATTAAACAAATTAGTAATGGAGAATTTTGCAGGCTTTAAAAATCAAATTTTTGAATTTAATGGCCAAGATGCAGATATTTTTGGCCAAAACGGTACAGGTAAAACAACAACAGCTACTGCGTTACAATGGTTGCTATTTGATAAAGGATTAGACGGGACAACTAAATCTTTTAATCCTGTACCTGAAGATGAAAATGGAGAAGAACTATATGAACTAATCCCTA encodes:
- a CDS encoding helix-turn-helix transcriptional regulator, coding for MQQKHKLMCRVKKYVKNTCNFGTIGLVLLSGCVPKMHKDLYSFRKTAKKNQDYMGKLIGVSGQQYGKRERGEIPISLDEAMVFSKELKIPIQELFPEYFFFKQVPKMHKKPNLT
- a CDS encoding phage antirepressor KilAC domain-containing protein, yielding MQDLQTKPDIGKMFNIQEKANGEIAISARELYGALNVKKRFSEWAKTNLKHFKKDQDFTSVLTSTVVNNGAVRQLDDYALTLDVAKHIAMMSGTQKGFEFRDYFIQVEKAWNSPEMVMQRALKIANNTINQLEAKIEKDKPKIVFADAVATTKTSILVGELAKIIKQNGVDIGQRRLFEWLRQNGFLIKRKGIDYNMPTQYSMERELFEIKETTISHSDGHTSISKTPKVTGKGQQYFVNKFLGEQPT
- a CDS encoding Rha family transcriptional regulator, which translates into the protein MQDLQVVEQNNEFYVDSREVSKMVGKRHDHLVRDIDNYLGVILQNPNLGSADFFLESSYTSNNNNTLIN